A region from the Plasmodium chabaudi chabaudi strain AS genome assembly, chromosome: 2 genome encodes:
- a CDS encoding cleavage and polyadenylation specificity factor subunit 5, putative, which translates to MTTPNPTQGINLLNANVASRENKSEWLLYPQDSYEFNIDEKLKKKFIIDTEKYKKRINSYNKNGIRNTVIAILLCHRHEYPHLLLLQNLATQEYFFLGGKYNSWEKPRDVLKKKLQKYINKIKDIHFAVNKLNINEQTADAKNKDELFDVGEFLGEWWRTQYDSVYLSYLPAHITRPKECARLYQVTIMPKCIFHLPPGFTLKAIPLFDLNTCGIAISGLSSIFSRFKLCSMVQDQDDQLS; encoded by the coding sequence ATGACAACTCCAAACCCAACTCAAGGAATTAATTTACTTAATGCAAATGTGGCAAGCAGAGAAAATAAATCTGAATGGCTTTTATATCCACAAGATAGTTACGAATTTAATATAGAtgaaaagttaaaaaagaaatttataatagatactgaaaaatataaaaaacgaataaactcctataataaaaatgggatTAGAAATACAGTCATAGCAATTCTATTATGCCATCGACATGAATATCCAcatttactattattacaaaatttgGCAACtcaagaatatttttttttaggaggcaaatataattcatGGGAAAAACCAAGagatgttttaaaaaaaaagttacaaaaatatattaataaaattaaagatatacattttgctgttaataaattaaatataaatgaacaGACTGCAgatgcaaaaaataaagatgagCTATTTGATGTAGGTGAATTTTTAGGAGAATGGTGGAGAACACAATATGATTCCGTTTATTTATCTTATTTACCTGCACATATAACAAGACCTAAAGAATGTGCAAGATTATATCAAGTTACAATCATGCCGAAAtgtatatttcatttaccTCCTGGTTTTACTTTAAAGGCAATAcctttatttgatttaaatACTTGTGGAATTGCAATCAGTGGCCTTTCCAGTATATTCTCTCgttttaaattatgttcCATGGTTCAAGATCAGGATGACCAACTCTCATAA
- a CDS encoding LCCL domain-containing protein, putative, with translation MKNWNCIIFIFLVVTSILVWSKEQGNSLEKITEFRQQHRRTLDGRLCAAAFLHDDQTYTDCASATSPDGTTGREWCYVEVQLLGKGERDWDYCADAINYDKIRVDAKRMFEGKSLEADRLNDRLNSLKLRINSMTHKYDLLCGSKHELINSRINKINDWISKSSDSINKIEYNSNELETSKKIIKKIDEDIKIEKENLKESDEICENVKGYENELITDGLKVSYFNNSFFEGVPIVSKIIKNINFIYNNKSPYESLLSPYKYSIRYDGYLLAPTSGMYTFIVDSDCSVRVLINNKIVITKDFDEIIRHINSSNHMDEVKADKNEEDNKIRYKIESEINNVSKRMSGPIELTGGEKNKIIIEISHLSNLKYEKGESSYFKLLWKSSRINEQEIGSNYLYSENFISNSRFSSVDPELFEIGLLDVNETAYKNETDWIIENISNKSRYNDLHLLRTFKEPKFDSFSLEVSANSNFYIASPIDKEFPLVWTNESIIKIENTNDIIDLLNINSKEKTKLKIWFIPIKNKTYINFSIKKNIPFILFIQKRKILPTICSGEEEILSSPENNNFKECVESSSISKEFNCMSGLSTYHIDKKHTIWKTVNNSIGEYIIIYFKKPVQINKFRFKPQDNILTWPSEILLHFDDTKILVPIFYTSNIEYNTKKFEHPIITTSVKIEIRDMFVNNLETGGSFELIGNSCNIIDNEYMNHHAKIDVLNCDDTLNDIPDVIPLIYGDKFVVSCPYNCIKDVESNNKTVYGSDLYSLDSPICKAAVHSGVCLKNGNNTDVNTLNNYEEECKFLLMIKEVNGSNFIGKLQNNVLSMNKNVEDQNKILSFAISQIVSTKFNSLSSLYYSIPNSYSIVFKNKEDLNVPNKFLVDTGDIFIDYGNFGYGWKRKVDSNILLDSNRREINNGNIHDIRSKIEPINNFFHNIMYSDGIIFPPASTNEQCVSKLTCESNYWTFRVYENGNYLIQVLVGNIYFDTVQKNFIEINGIPIIKNVDLKPNEYYVGIKNIQINDNKLIFTSTCLESQYSCGSFQTTMLAVQIVKE, from the exons ATGAAAAACTGGAATTGcataatattcatttttttggtGGTTACATCCATTTTAGTATGGTCGAAAGAGCAAGGGAATTcgttagaaaaaataaccGAGTTCAGACAGCAGCATAGGAGAACATTGGATGGCAGACTTTGCGCCGCTGCATTTTTGCACGACGACCAAACTTACACCGACTGCGCAAGTGCGACATCCCCCGACGGGACCACCG GGAGGGAGTGGTGCTACGTCGAAGTGCAGCTGCTGGGGAAAGGCGAGAGGGACTGGGACTACTGCGCAGATGCAATAAACTATGACAAGATAAGGGTAGATGCAAAGAGGATGTTTGAAGGTAAGTCGTTAGAAGCAGACAGATTGAATGATAGATTAAACAGTTTAAAATTACGAATAAATAGTATGacacataaatatgatttattatGTGGTAGTAAAcatgaattaataaattcgaggattaataaaataaatgattgGATAAGCAAAAGTTCTGattctataaataaaatagaatatAATTCTAATGAGTTAGAAactagtaaaaaaattattaaaaaaatcgatgaagatataaaaatcgaaaaagaaaatttaaaagaatcAGATGAAATTTGTGAAAATGTAAAAGgatatgaaaatgaattaattaCAGATGGATTAAAagtttcatattttaataattcattttttgaaggAGTACCAATAgtttcaaaaattataaaaaacataaattttatatataataataaatcacCATATGAAAGTTTATTATCTCCTTACAAATATTCAATTCGATATGATGGATATTTGCTAGCACCAACTAGTGGGATGTACACATTTATAGTAGATAGTGATTGCTCTGTTCGAGtcttaataaataataaaattgttattacAAAAGACTTTGATGAAATTATTCGACATATAAACAGTAGTAACCATATGGATGAAGTAAAAGCAGACAAGAATGAagaagataataaaattcgTTACAAAATAGAaagtgaaataaataatgtatcAAAAAGAATGTCTGGTCCTATTGAATTAACAGGgggtgaaaaaaataaaataattattgaaATTTCTCATCtatcaaatttaaaatatgaaaaaggggaatcatcatattttaaattattatggaAATCTAGTAGAATAAACGAACAAGAAATAGGATccaattatttatacagtgaaaattttatttcaaattcTAGATTCTCTTCCGTTGATCCtgaattatttgaaatagGATTGTTAGATGTAAATGAGAcagcatataaaaatgaaacagaTTGgataattgaaaatatttcaaataaatcaaGATATAATGATTTACATCTATTAAGAACATTTAAAGAACCCAAATTTGATTCCTTTTCATTAGAAGTAAGTGcaaattcaaatttttatattgcaTCTCCAATTGATAAAGAATTCCCATTAGTATGGACAAATGAAtctataattaaaattgaaaacacaaatgatataattgatttattaaatataaatagtaaagaaaaaacaaaattaaaaatatggttTATACcaatcaaaaataaaacatatattaattttagtattaaaaaaaatattccattcatactatttatacaaaaacgaaaaatattacCAACGATATGTAGTGGAGaagaagaaatattatcatcacctgaaaataataatttcaaAGAATGTGTTGAATCATCAAGTATATCAAAAGAATTTAATTGTATGTCTGGTTTAAGTACTTATCATAtagataaaaaacataCTATTTGGAAAACGGTTAATAATTCTATAGgagaatatataataatatattttaaaaagccagttcaaataaataaatttcgATTTAAACCCcaagataatatattaacatgGCCTTCagaaattttattacacTTTGATGATACTAAAATTTTAGTTCCTATTTTCTACACATCTAATATagaatataatacaaaaaagttTGAGCACCCAATTATTACTACATCtgtaaaaatagaaatacGTGATATgtttgttaataatttagaaaCTGGTGGATCCTTTGAATTAATTGGAAATTCATGTAATATAATAGATAACGAATATATGAATCATCATGCTAAGATAGATGTACTAAATTGTGATGACACTTTAAATGATATCCCAGATGTTATTCCTTTGATCTATGGAGATAAATTTGTTGTTTCATGTCCATATAATTGTATTAAAGATGTAgaatcaaataataaaactgtATATGGTTCTGACCTGTATTCTTTAGATTCCCCAATTTGTAAGGCAGCAGTTCATTCAGGTGTTTgcttaaaaaatggaaataacaCAGATGTAAATACTTTAAACAATTATGAAGAAGAATGCAAATTCTTACTCATGATAAAGGAAGTAAATGGATCTAACTTTATCGGGAagttacaaaataatgtactatctatgaataaaaatgtagaagatcaaaacaaaattttatcatttgcAATTTCGCAAATTGTTTctacaaaatttaatagTTTGTCTTCcttatattattcaatACCAAATAGTTATTcaattgtttttaaaaataaagaagatTTAAATGTTcctaataaatttttagtaGACACTggtgatatatttattgattATGGAAACTTTGGATATGGTTGGAAAAGAAAGGTGgattcaaatattttattagatTCAAATAGAagggaaataaataatggaaaCATTCATGATATTAGAAGTAAAATAGAACCcataaataatttctttcataatataatgtattcagatggtattatttttccacCTGCATCTACAAATGAACAATGTGTAAGTAAACTAACTTGTGAATCGAACTATTGGACCTTTAGAGTGTATGAGAAtggaaattatttaattcaaGTTCTTGtaggaaatatatattttgatacggttcaaaaaaattttatagaaataaatggaattccaattattaaaaatgtcgATTTAAAAccaaatgaatattatgtaggtattaaaaatatacaaataaatgataacaaacttatatttacatCTACTTGTTTGGAATCACAATATTCCTGTGGAAGTTTTCAAACCACTATGCTTGCCGTACAAATTGTTAAAGAATGA
- a CDS encoding photosensitized INA-labeled protein PHIL1, putative, whose amino-acid sequence MLFSTSRKRYSFEKKETIKDIDFLSYNSIIFPSEQIYVNTNLKCTKNSSNFYETSHNIKMNMSHENIYDNTGMSSEGYENHQQYYNDDNSQQYQDNQYRLLESSNSNAMNQPLMCVNGNEYAPEMQNGIDPGVLAVSNALFAYNNAFQCIPIKTSPNVFRRRVKGEANSEWSNAFITRVDPCECTDFEEQFKPYEVTKYYDEGQVKTVFNFDQECPRDSI is encoded by the coding sequence aTGCTTTTTTCAACATCGAGAAAAAGATAtagttttgaaaaaaaagaaactaTTAAGGATATAGATTTTTTATCTTATAACagtataatttttcctTCCGAGCAAATTTACGTTAACACAAATTTGAAGTGTACAAAAAATTCTTCGAACTTTTATGAAACATcacataatataaaaatgaatatgtcacatgaaaatatatatgataatacaGGTATGAGTTCTGAGGGTTATGAAAATCATcaacaatattataatgatgataattcCCAACAATATCAAGATAATCAATATAGACTATTAGAAAGTTCTAATTCAAATGCTATGAACCAACCATTAATGTGTGTAAATGGTAATGAGTATGCACCTGAAATGCAAAATGGAATTGACCCAGGTGTTTTAGCTGTCTCCAACGCTTTATTTGCTTATAACAATGCTTTCCAATGTATACCTATTAAAACTTCTCCTAACGTATTTAGAAGAAGAGTAAAAGGTGAAGCTAACTCAGAATGGAGTAATGCATTTATTACTAGAGTAGATCCATGTGAATGTACTGACTTTGAAGAACAATTCAAACCATATGAAGTTACTAAATACTATGATGAAGGACAAGTTAAAAcagtttttaattttgatcAAGAATGCCCTAGAGatagtatataa
- a CDS encoding tubulin-specific chaperone a, putative produces MENLPINLKSLKINHGAVRRLFKELCYYEKEEQELKNKLSSAKDENKSSNQIASADDILQETIRVLAHTNGNFQNSLKKLIEIINTKFGNILEINSKNIAFCSNCSEEDLKEKCGELYEDLFKEVNAINDTLQNIFEHIKDMTLPICNPNITNNTVTPRENCVEI; encoded by the exons ATGGAAAACCTTCCTATAAATCTTAAAagcttaaaaataaatcatggAGCTGTTCGAAGGCTTTTTAAGGAGTTATGctattatgaaaaagaagaacaagaattaaaaaataaattaagtaGCGCCAAG gACGAAAATAAATCATCAAATCAGATTGCCAGCGCTGATGATATTTTACAAGAAACAATACGAGTCCTTGCACACACAAATggaaattttcaaaatagccttaaaaaattaattgaaataattaatactAAATTTGGAAATATCCTCGAAATAAATTCCAAAAATATAGCATTTTGTTCAAATTGTTCTGAAGAagatttaaaagaaaaatgtgGAGAATTATATGAAGACCTTTTTAAAGAAGTTAATGCAATTAATGATactttacaaaatattttcgaACATATTAAGGATATGACATTACCTATTTGCAACCCTAACATTACTAATAATACAGTTACACCAAGAGAAAATTGTGTAGAAATataa
- a CDS encoding mitochondrial carrier protein, putative: protein MEKKQQDVIEKNELDSNNMTQTLYGSIIASTTTRIILYPFDTIKVNKQVSIIKNNLNSGSNITHHPSCSKNILSTRQGPFLFSFISRFGFKGLYTGFIFSSLTTIPATSFYFCCYEYLKSLKFNKNINEENKNNLESSRVSNFLSYCFLAIFSEAISCTIFVPIDTIKERLQAQKYLGLKEYPSSYHLIKNFIHKEGIPRLYRGYTSTCLTYGLFCGSFFFLQNTGNDLMQNLKIEPSNFNKFSLNLASSFISGIITSPLEIVRIRLQLQEKDKTSFYYKNSFDGIKSLWREGQGGFLNLFKGNLYRCFLVCLSMSMNVTLIDMYKNFALAK from the exons atggaaaaaaaacaacagGATGTCatcgaaaaaaatgaattag ATAGTAATAACATGACACAAACATTATATGGGTCTATAATAGCTTCAACAACAACtcgaattattttatatcctTTTGATACAATCAAAGTTAATAAACAAGTCtctataattaaaaataacttGAATAGTGGAAGTAATATTACTCACCACCCTTCATgttctaaaaatatattatcaacaAGGCAAGGTCCGTTCCTTTTCTCTTTTATATCACGATTTGGATTTAAAGGATTATACACCGGGTtcat CTTCTCGTCGCTCACTACCATCCCAGCAACGAGTTTTTACTTTTGTTGTTACGAATATTTAAAGagtttaaaatttaataaaaatattaatgaagaaaataaaaataatttggaAAGTTCGAGAGTTTCAAATTTTCTAagttattgttttttag CGATTTTCTCTGAAGCTATATCTTGCACTATATTCGTCCCAATAGACACTATAAAAGAAAGACTGCAA gcacaaaaatatttgggGCTAAAGGAATATCCAAGTTCATatcatttgataaaaaattttattcacAAAGAAGGGATACCAAGa CTGTATAGAGGATACACATCGACCTGTTTAACATATGGCCTTTTCTGTGgttcttttttcttcttacaaaat ACTGGAAACGATTTAATgcaaaatttgaaaatcgAGCCATCCaattttaacaaatttaGTCTAAATTTGGCTTCCTCTTTCATATCTGGAATAATCACTTCCCCCTTAGAAATAGTTCGAATAAG atTGCAACTGCAAGAAAAGGACAAAACATCCTTTTACTACAAAAACTCTTTTGAC GGAATAAAAAGCTTATGGAGAGAAGGGCAAGGAGGGTTTTTGAATTTGTTCAAAGGAAACCTATACCGATGTTTTTTAGTTTGCTTAAGTATGAGTATGAATGTGACACTCATTGATATGTACAAAAACTTCGCATTAgccaaataa
- a CDS encoding secreted ookinete protein, putative codes for MKFVFIFIFAIIISIFSSKNIKCFNDVNSNEQANVQEQNDKGDGSTSAQGNQNADEMNEEHNKKEGKVNEKDDKQYDAEMDSTHNNDNDMMDEELYDYDNNDPFGNDTDSTKDDEEKDTSLHNDEQMDNKENMNKPEKGEQNNNTENELKKNPNGKGNDEYNQDLIKFEKEFREVDEDSGDNITMEDIGLNLKNDADKNMNNSGKNDDPASQNENAHNKQSINKNNETEENHDWKGKAYAKENIPHDYKNEMLLGKEHESIKYFFEILTEIFIIIKLGVMHRFTNYLIPLKNIIIHKTLNKIEFVFTTILWLHKLGSEHYRDTYGFMLIILFVLALKYIINQATFKIKQKKEDDNGVFKNKSNENIYIENLLKRILYKVERKAGLEFEDNNNIDILQHILENTDNLLINSSIINKENKTIYTDMTSNINNIGVFTYVSTQALKKINYKTDVIISELTGGRGHDLGDIPDDNKTDTYKNLSINEYEEYDINKMKENFINYNEYDENYINNKLGYNMMDNHNDFQDLATNFVKKNNDYPFPNGNNNMIRVDNMIYGEPGEEERNDHIGDVVTGLESHIDKNINDNIEGNNIRRSINGSSKISGNISPYSTGHVGMYGVMPNGKNNNSNEFDENNMHSFHLKKAEEESPNSPFMNPYLNANQKTDLIESNINNSMLNHNDKTNNTNGINNLVNPNEEMDNITPPPYIYSQNINNNIRGSKEHINNYPPNFMHNKKPSIPLNENSSIRSSIQENSNYLIQGGEPNRGPIVPDMNNEEIMTNTNIINNYENRPDLPVQSPDLVNNLSNNNGAFLNERENGIPNLENDNFMNKQNTFPNLAPPPFSYVTPPQQGTENISARNSKYLTQRKERQQIVATKSPFN; via the exons AtgaaatttgtttttatatttatatttgcaattattatatcaatattctctagtaaaaatataaaatgcttTAATGATGTAAATTCAAATGAGCAAGCAAATGTACAAGAGCAAAATGATAAGGGGGATGGCAGTACTTCGGCGCAAGGAAACCAAAATGCTGATGAAATGAATGAAGAGCATAACAAAAAAGAGGGCAAGGTAAATGAAAAGGATGACAAGCAATATGATGCCGAAATGGACTCAACGCATAATAATGACAATGATATGATGGATGAGGAATTATATGATTATGATAATAACGATCCTTTCGGAAATGACACAGATTCCACAAAGgatgatgaagaaaaagacACATCTCTTCACAATGATGAACAAATGGATaacaaagaaaatatgaataagcCTGAAAAAGGGGaacaaaacaataataCTGAAAAtgaactaaaaaaaaatccaaacggaaaaggaaatgatgaatataatcaagatttaataaaatttgaaaaagagTTTAGAGAAGTCGATGAAGATTCAGGTGATAATATTACAATGGAAGATATTGGtctaaatttgaaaaatgatgctgataaaaatatgaacaattcAGGTAAAAATGATGACCCAGCTAgccaaaatgaaaatgcaCACAATAAACAAAgcataaacaaaaataacgAAACAGAAGAAAATCATGATTGGAAAGGAAAAGCATATGCAAAGGAAAATATCCCACATGATTATAAAAACGAAATGTTACTTGGAAAAGAACATGaatcaataaaatatttttttgaaatattaactgaaatatttattataataaaattaggTGTTATGCATAGATttacaaattatttaattccattaaaaaatataataattcataaaactttaaataaaatagaattTGTATTCACAACTATATTATGGTTACACAAGTTAGGTAGTGAACATTATCGAGACACATATGGCtttatgttaataatattattcgTGCTagctttaaaatatataataaaccaAGCAACTTTTAAGATTAAACAAAAGAAAGAAGATGACAATGgtgtatttaaaaataaaagcaatgaaaatatatatattgaaaatttattaaaaagaattttgtataaagtTGAAAGAAAAGCTGGGCTCGAATTTGAagataacaataatattgatatattacaacatatattagaaaatacagataatttattaataaacagtagtataataaataaagaaaataaaactataTATACAGATATGACAtcgaatataaataatataggtGTGTTTACATATGTTTCTACACaagctttaaaaaaaattaattataaaacagATGTTATAATTAGTGAGCTAACAGGAGGTAGAGGTCATGATTTAGGAGATATTCCAGATGATAACAAAACAGatacttataaaaatttatcaatcaatgaatatgaagaatatgatataaataaaatgaaagaaaattttataaattataatgaatatgatgaaaattatattaacaataaaTTAGGATATAACATGATGGATAATCATAATGACTTTCAGGACCTTGCTacaaattttgtaaaaaaaaataatgattatCCTTTTCCTAAtggcaataataatatgattagAGTAGATAACATGATATATGGTGAACCTGGTGAGGAAGAAAGAAATGATCATATAGGGGATGTAGTAACTGGTTTAGAAAGCCatatagataaaaatattaatgacAACATTGAAGGAAACAATATTAGAAGAAGTATAAATGGTTCGAGTAAAATTTCTGGAAACATATCCCCTTATTCGACAGGACATGTTGGAATGTATGGCGTAATGCCTAAtggtaaaaataataattcgaatgaatttgatgaaaataatatgcattcTTTTCATTTGAAAAAAGCTGAAGAAGAGAGCCCCAATTCACCATTTATGAATCCCTATTTAAATGCAAATCAAAAAACAGATTTAATAGAAagtaacataaataattcaatgTTAAATcataatgataaaacaaataatactaacggaattaataatttagtaAATCCAAATGAAGAAATGGATAATATTACTCCACctccatatatatatagccaaaatattaataataatataagagGTTCAAAAgagcatataaataattatccCCCTaattttatgcataataaaaaaccaTCAATTCCTTTGAATGAAAATAGTTCAATTCGTAGCAGTATTCAAGAAAATTCTAATTATCTTATTCAGGGTGGAGAACCTAATAGAGGCCCAATAGTACCTGACATG aaTAACGAAGAAATAATGACAAATAccaatataattaataactACGAAAACCGACCAGATTTACCTGTCCAGTCACCAGATTtagtaaataatttatcaaaCAATAATGGCGCTTTTTTGAATGAAAGAGAAAATGGAATAccaaatttagaaaatgataattttatgaataagCAAAATACCTTTCCTAACCTTGCACCAC CCCCCTTTTCATATGTGACTCCACCACAACAAGGCACCGAAAATATATCAGCACGGAATAGCAAATACCTAACTCAAAGAAA GGAACGGCAACAAATAGTCGCGACAAAATCACCTTTTAATTAA
- a CDS encoding mitochondrial carrier protein, putative produces MLIQKYDEKPKFDIGISPLYLISYPIYNIQCRSILYKYLNVSNDHIKYNQPIHVNNLNIKTYIIYIINSLQQIYNNEGVTGLYSGLVPMVAHLVSKKSIYYFLENIHFYISRKLRRGKKKDTIDKKDTAARDSRFLSEKENSNNFIGDNINFNIVKHMIFVKDENDFVKKKKKKDNFHLSFYHTFYEYISCIISYPLLNISTKLIIFEDHTKSLLQNLKDIIHFTYVYDGMHGFFRGINNYLIIQSVDKFLNCFLYKKFSNNCSYDKVLTIKVVLSTCLNTIMAPYIHYSILDRSQSHIPTLCRDTTFSQFFCNFHWKSHLSNVSVGLAVAGIQLIIIALMPKDASKNDELVDQEPDEYV; encoded by the exons ATGctaatacaaaaat atGACGAAAAACCAAAATTTGATATAGGTATTTCCCCcctttatttaatttcttATCCCATATACAAT ATTCAATGTAGAAGcatattatacaaatatttgaaCGTCAGCAATGATCACATTAAATACAACCAGCCAATTCATGTCAacaatttgaatataaaaacatatattatttatattatcaatagTTTACAACAG attTATAACAATGAAGGGGTAACGGGATTATACAGTGGGCTGGTCCCCATGGTGGCGCATCTAGTATCAAA GAAATcaatatactattttttggaGAATATCCATTTTTACATATCTCGAAAACTTA GAAGgggcaaaaaaaaagacacaattgataaaaaagataCAGCAGCTCGTGATAGTCGATTTCTTagtgaaaaagaaaattcaaataattttattggcGATAATATAAACTTCAACATTGTTAAGCATATGATTTTTGTAAAGgatgaaaatgattttgtaaaaaaaaaaaaaaaaaaagacaatttCCATTTGTCATTTTATCATactttttatgaatatattagtTGTATAATATCATATCCGCTACTAAACATttcaacaaaattaattatttttgaagATCATACAAAATCCTTACTACAAA ACCTAAAAGATATAATTCACTTTACATATGTTTATGATGGAATGCATGGGTTTTTTCGAGGAATAAATaactatttaataatacaatcGGTTGATAAGTTTCTGAATtgctttttatataaaaaattttcaaataattgcTCATACGACAAAGTTCTTACAATTAAAGTAGTTTTATCAA CATGCTTAAATACAATAATGGCCCCTTATATTCACTATTCAATATTGGACAGATCTCAATCACATATACCG ACTCTTTGTAGGGATACAACATTTAGCCagtttttttgtaattttcaCTGGAAG AGTCACCTATCCAATGTTTCTGTCGGACTAGCAGTAGCCGGAATTCAActaata ATTATTGCTTTAATGCCAAAAGACGCCTCAAAAAATGACGAACTAGTTGATCAGGAACCAGACGAATATGTTTGA
- a CDS encoding fatty acid elongation protein, GNS1/SUR4 family, putative, whose amino-acid sequence MGTNIMIKTNENGIFRIIENIRNYPQTPVFTVEDKFPILNYFTFSWERQFTPFGFIKFVHEKYFIAPAFVLIYILICKYGHIFMKNKKEIKIKRIIIIWNFLLFFFNMIVVIKLLPVFIYIVNNYTIDGLLTIPPIYMCGFGSVGLWICLFIISKYAELVDTIFLILKKKKITLLHWYHHSTVLLYTWDTYFVELPAGFIFILINAFVHTFMYLYYFLATIYNKPLKWNILVTIIQILQMVCGIVLTIYCLYISYIYKYNNNWNINLVQELGNNFSFQHGHYISQKNILFACLMYLSYLYLFTKYFLNRYTSGIQKDSLLQKKKT is encoded by the exons atggggactaatataatgataaaaacaaatgaaaatggaATTTTTCGAATAATCGAGAATATCAGGAATTATCCACAAACGCCTGTTTTTACTGTAGAAGATAAATTTCctattttgaattatttcaCATTTTCATG GGAAAGACAATTTACTCCTTTTGggtttattaaatttgtacatgagaaatattttatcgCCCCAGCTTTTgtattgatatatattttaatttgtaaGTATggtcatatatttatgaagaataaaaaagaaataaaaataaagcggataataataatatggaattttttattgtttttttttaatatgatagtagttattaaattattaccagtatttatttatatagtaaataattatacaatAGATGGTTTATTAACAATTCCTCCAATTTATATGTGTGGTTTTGGTTCAGTTGGGTTATGGATATgtttattcattatatcGAAATATGCTGAATTAGTtgatacaatatttttaattttaaaaaagaaaaaaataacattatTACATTGGTATCATCATTCAACGGTTTTATTATACACATGGgatacatattttgttgAATTACCCGCtggatttatttttatattaataaatgcatTTGTTCATacatttatgtatttatattattttttagcaACGATATATAATAAGCCATTGAAATGGAATATTCTTGTTACCATAATTCAAATTCTACAAATGGTTTGTGGGATAGTATTGactatatattgtttatatatatcttatatttataaatataataataattggaATATTAATTTAGTTCAAGAATTAGGAAATAACTTTTCTTTTCAGCATGGCCATTATATAtcccaaaaaaatatactttttgCATGTCTCATGTATTTATCAtatctttatttgtttaccaaatattttctaaacAGATATACTTCGGGTATACAAAAAGATTCTTtacttcaaaaaaaaaaaacttga